A single Capra hircus breed San Clemente chromosome 13, ASM170441v1, whole genome shotgun sequence DNA region contains:
- the LOC102171968 gene encoding LOW QUALITY PROTEIN: sodium- and chloride-dependent glycine transporter 1-like (The sequence of the model RefSeq protein was modified relative to this genomic sequence to represent the inferred CDS: deleted 2 bases in 1 codon), whose protein sequence is MRGGDARSPISVHPGMAAAQGPVDASSPEQNGAVPNEAIKKDHSLQRGNWGNQIEFVLTSVGYAVGLGNVWRFPYLCYRNGGGAFLIPYFIMVTFCGIPIFFMELSFGQFASQGCLGVWRISPMFKGVGYGMIVVSTYIGIYYNMVVSIAFYYFFSSLTSVLPWTYCDNPWNTPNCVSVLENPNITKSVQPPALPGNVSQALNQTLQRTSPSEEYWKFYVLKLSDDIGNFGEVQVHLLSCLFVSWVVVFLCLMQGIRTSGKVVYFTATFPYVVLTILFFRGMTLEGASTGIKYYLTPQWDKILEAKVWGDAASQIFYSLGCAWGGLITMASYNKFHNNCYRDSVIISITNCATSIYAGFVIFSILGFMANHLGEDVSSVAEHGPGLAFVAYPEALTLLPIAPLWSLLFFFMLILMGLGTQFCLLETLVTALVDEVRNEWILQRKIYVTLGMAVAGFLLGIPLTSQAGIYWLLLMDNYAASFSLVIISCIMCVCIMYIYGHQNYFQDIQMMLGFPPPLFFQICWRVISPAIIFLILIFLVIQYETITYNEYQYPSWAEAIGFLMALSSVICIPFYALFYFRRTDGDTFLQRLKNSTKPSRDWGPALLEHRTGRYAPTIPPSPEDGLEFQLLDPDKAQIPMVGSNDPIRLQDSQM, encoded by the exons ACAGAATGGTGCTGTGCCCAACGAGGCCATCAAGAAGGACCACAGCCTCCAACGGGGCAACTGGGGCAACCAGATCGAGTTTGTTCTGACGAGCGTGGGCTATGCCGTGGGCCTGGGCAATGTCTGGCGTTTCCCATACCTCTGCTACCGCAACGGGGGAG GAGCCTTCCTGATCCCCTACTTCATCATGGTCACCTTCTGTGGGATCCCTATCTTCTTCATGGAACTCTCCTTCGGCCAGTTTGCAAGTCAGGGCTGCCTGGGGGTCTGGAGGATCAGCCCCATGTTCAAAG gtgTGGGCTACGGCATGATCGTGGTGTCCACGTACATCGGCATATACTACAACATGGTGGTCAGCATCGCCTTCTACTACTTCTTCTCATCCCTGACGTCCGTGCTGCCCTGGACCTACTGCGATAACCCTTGGAACACGCCCAACTGTGTGAGCGTGTTGGAAAACCCCAACATCACTAAGAGCGTGCAGCCTCCTGCCCTGCCTGGCAACGTCTCTCAGGCACTCAACCAGACCCTCCAGAGGACAAGCCCCAGCGAGGAGTACTGGAA GTTCTACGTGCTGAAGCTGTCAGATGACATCGGAAACTTCGGGGAGGTGCAGGTGCACCTCCTCAGCTGCCTGTTTGTCTCCTGGGTGGTCGTCTTCCTCTGCCTCATGCAAGGGATCAGGACTTCAGGGAAA GTGGTGTACTTTACGGCCACATTCCCCTACGTGGTGCTGACCATCCTGTTCTTccgtggcatgaccctggaaggAGCCTCCACGGGCATCAAGTACTACCTGACTCCACAGTGGGACAAGATCCTGGAGGCCAAG GTCTGGGGGGACGCCGCCTCCCAGATCTTCTACTCGCTGGGCTGTGCGTGGGGAGGGCTCATCACCATGGCTTCCTACAACAAGTTCCACAACAACTGTTACCG AGACAGTGTCATCATCAGCATCACTAACTGTGCCACCAGCATCTATGCTGGCTTCGTCATCTTCTCCATCCTGGGCTTCATGGCCAATCACCTGGGTGAAGATGTGTCCAGTGTGGCAGAACACGGCCCAGGCCTGGCCTTCGTGGCATACCCAGAGGCCCTCACACTGCTGCCCATCGCCCCACTCTGGTCCCTGCTCTTCTTCTTCATGCTCATCTTGATGGGGCTGGGCACTCAG TTTTGCCTCCTAGAGACGCTGGTCACAGCCCTTGTGGATGAGGTCAGGAACGAGTGGATCCTACAGCGAAAGatttatgtgaccttgggcatggcTGTGGCTGGCTTCCTTCTGGGTATTCCCCTCACCAGCCAG GCAGGCATCTACTGGCTGCTGCTGATGGACAACTACGCGGCCAGCTTCTCCTTGGTCATCATCTCCTgtatcatgtgtgtgtgcatcatGTACATTTACG GGCACCAGAACTACTTCCAGGACATCCAGATGATGCTGGGGTTCCCACCGCCCCTCTTCTTCCAGATCTGCTGGCGCGTAATCTCACCAGCTATCATCTTT TTGATTCTCatcttcctggtgatccagtacgAGACAATCACCTACAACGAATACCAGTATCCAAGCTGGGCCGAGGCCATTGGCTTCCTTATGGCTCTGTCCTCTGTTATTTGCATTCCATTCTACGCCCTGTTCTACTTCCGGAGAACAGATGGGGACACCTTCCtccag CGTTTGAAAAACTCAACAAAGCCAAGCAGAGACTGGGGGCCCGCCCTCCTGGAGCACCGAACAGGGCGCTATGCCCCCACCATTCCACCCTCCCCTGAAGATGGGCTTGAGTTCCAGCTGCTGGACCCAGACAAGGCCCAGATTCCCATGGTGGGCAGTAATGACCCCATCCGTCTGCAGGACTCCCAGATGTGA
- the LOC102171702 gene encoding uncharacterized protein LOC102171702, with protein MRLGRGRSEGQAGGVACETRKLARPVGPAGPSVRPRVWGAAALAGHAWGLPVAVGTGGRARSAPEAARSEEDSRGDDSGSESGATGRGTRLKLGSSIAPGSCTLPWRSPGVICQNRRCSSCHWDLSIIKDQLNVSHTDQAAGHLRAASGAALSMSQGPPGGRVPCAREGDSHPAGHSSWSPPARAPDSCLASMGLLEFGPGFSSAACLLPLWSAAPNLPLGMEESVPPREKASFCSDVQCSAPGPNLKGCSGRRLQLPMELVLSATALFQLPASSPLQI; from the exons ATGAGGCTTGGGAGAGGCCGGTCCGAGGGACAGGCTGGAGGAGTGGCCTGTGAGACCCGGAAGCTGGCGAGGC CTGTGGGTCCCGCAGGTCCAAGTGTGCGACCGCGCGTCTGGGGGGCAGCGGCGTTGGCGGGCCATGCCTGGGGACTCCCAGTCGCTGTGGGAACTGGTGGAAGAGCACGTTCCGCTCCTGAAGCGGCCCGAAGTGAAGAGGATTCTAGGGGAGACGACAGTGGATCTGAGTCTGGAGCTACGGGCAGAG GAACCAGACTCAAGCTTGGGTCCAGTATAGCCCCAGGGTCCTGCACTTTGCCTTGGAGGAGCCCAGGTGTGATTTGCCAGAACAGGAGATGTTCCAG CTGTCACTGGGACCTCAGCATCATCAAGGACCAGCTGAACGTGTCCCACACTGACCAGGCTGCTGGACACCTGCG CGCTGCCTCCGGTGCTGCGCTGTCCATGTCCCAGGGCCCGCCTGGAGGAAGAGTGCCATGCGCTAGAGAGGGAGATTCCCATCCTGCAG GCCACAGCTCTTGGAGTCCTCCAGCCAGGGCACCGGACTCCTGCCTTGCCTCCATGGGGCTGCTGGAGTTTGGGCCAGGCTTCTCCAGTGCTGCCTGCCTGCTCCCCCTCTGGAGCGCTGCCCCAAACCTGCCACTGGGGATGGAAGAGTCAGTGCCTCCTCGGGAAAAGGCCAGCTTCTGCTCTGATGTCCAGTGCAGCGCCCCAGGCCCCAACCTGAAGGGCTGctcaggaaggaggcttcagctTCCGATGGAACTCGTCCTGTCTGCTACTGCTCTCTTTCAGCTGCCAGCGTCCAGCCCACTTCAGATCTAG